The following coding sequences are from one Mycoplasma tullyi window:
- a CDS encoding J domain-containing protein, whose amino-acid sequence MRPFVESNYYEILGVSETASKEDIKRAFRRLAREYHPDVNKAPDAEAKFKEINRAYSILSNETTRFDFDRRLKQRRAKAAAASTNNTTPFFYQRSQNQNYYEILKVNQNDSIEKITIQYKMMRLQYSTVFAKDAHSAEMGRRIERAYEVLGDSFKRSRYDQYLRLANTTLMSFEVWCAKNPEEPPVKKKANPPPIREDKKSKEDKKAKEEKKAKAKAEKQAEAEKITEQVKAKKEKKQKVEKPPKQVQPVDPDLLFGKRWNDSSRMMKIITNVQSILSYILILCIIFSLTLIFLQNNSVVEKFYDELSVGWFPFVWLLFATITLLSFLNIYLANDFSSTNPDFKKVKVVWIITAVLFIGVFYASYLTKKAIEAQEVHDKTVNT is encoded by the coding sequence ATGCGACCTTTTGTTGAGTCAAATTATTATGAAATATTAGGCGTTAGTGAAACCGCTTCTAAAGAAGATATCAAAAGAGCGTTTCGTCGTCTAGCTAGAGAATATCACCCCGATGTTAATAAAGCTCCTGATGCTGAAGCTAAATTCAAGGAGATCAATCGGGCGTATTCTATTTTAAGTAATGAAACTACGCGATTTGATTTTGATCGTAGACTTAAACAAAGAAGAGCTAAAGCTGCAGCTGCATCAACTAATAACACCACTCCGTTCTTTTATCAAAGAAGTCAGAATCAAAACTATTATGAGATCTTAAAGGTGAATCAGAATGATTCAATCGAAAAGATCACGATTCAATATAAGATGATGCGTTTGCAATACTCAACAGTATTTGCAAAAGATGCGCATTCAGCTGAAATGGGTCGTAGAATTGAACGTGCTTATGAAGTCTTAGGTGATTCATTTAAACGTTCGCGATACGATCAATATTTAAGATTAGCAAACACGACACTAATGAGCTTTGAAGTGTGGTGTGCGAAAAATCCTGAAGAACCACCAGTTAAGAAAAAAGCTAATCCTCCGCCGATTAGAGAAGATAAAAAATCTAAAGAAGACAAAAAGGCCAAGGAAGAAAAGAAAGCCAAAGCAAAAGCTGAAAAACAAGCTGAAGCTGAAAAGATTACTGAACAAGTTAAGGCTAAAAAAGAGAAAAAACAAAAAGTAGAGAAACCACCTAAACAAGTTCAACCAGTTGATCCCGATCTTTTATTTGGTAAACGCTGAAACGATTCATCAAGAATGATGAAGATTATAACTAACGTGCAATCAATACTAAGCTATATATTGATTCTTTGCATCATTTTTAGTTTGACTCTGATCTTTTTACAAAACAACTCAGTTGTAGAAAAGTTTTATGATGAACTAAGTGTTGGATGATTCCCATTTGTTTGGTTATTATTTGCAACAATCACCTTATTAAGTTTTTTAAATATTTATTTGGCGAATGATTTCAGTTCTACAAATCCTGACTTCAAAAAAGTCAAAGTAGTCTGAATCATTACAGCGGTATTATTCATTGGTGTCTTTTATGCTTCTTATTTAACTAAGAAAGCAATCGAAGCTCAAGAAGTTCATGATAAAACTGTAAATACATAA
- a CDS encoding NAD(P)H-dependent glycerol-3-phosphate dehydrogenase yields the protein MRTKIGVLGTGAWGTALANVLLKNGHIVQMWGIDQDEIDNLKKGFNNRYFGHKKLFKSPDLVTSNLADAVDGCDYLLLAIPSKFSNDVLAKLANVLKDRKVNLINVAKGMDSNTKQFWSEVIKQAFSKNLLSLTSLLGPSFATEVFDNHPTVINAVSNDMTSCNKVCGLFNNDTFQLVPFDNELSAQLFAAIKNVCAIGTGIVFEQTTSANTRSALLTKLFNEMDSLYESLAKDQYRPKDCAQFSGIGDFILTCTNEQSRNFSFGKLVAKYGIKNALEKNINTVEGYVAAKTMYEIIKNNDLELKLLTTIYQILYEDLDESELIKKLIK from the coding sequence ATGAGAACTAAGATAGGTGTTTTAGGTACGGGAGCTTGAGGTACTGCTCTAGCCAATGTCTTATTAAAAAACGGTCACATCGTACAGATGTGAGGAATTGATCAAGATGAAATTGATAACCTTAAAAAAGGTTTTAATAATCGTTATTTTGGACATAAAAAACTATTTAAATCACCTGATTTAGTTACGAGTAATTTAGCTGATGCTGTTGATGGTTGTGATTATTTATTATTAGCGATCCCATCAAAGTTTTCTAATGATGTGTTGGCAAAACTAGCTAACGTTTTAAAAGATCGTAAAGTTAATTTAATAAATGTAGCTAAAGGAATGGATAGTAATACTAAACAATTTTGATCAGAAGTGATCAAACAAGCGTTTAGTAAGAACTTATTATCATTAACGTCATTATTAGGACCTTCATTTGCTACAGAAGTTTTTGATAATCACCCAACAGTGATTAATGCTGTATCAAATGATATGACTAGTTGCAACAAAGTATGCGGGTTGTTTAACAATGATACCTTTCAATTAGTGCCATTTGATAACGAACTATCAGCACAATTATTTGCAGCTATCAAAAACGTTTGTGCAATCGGAACAGGAATTGTTTTTGAACAAACAACATCTGCAAATACAAGATCTGCTTTATTAACTAAACTATTTAATGAAATGGATAGTTTGTATGAAAGTTTAGCTAAAGATCAATACCGTCCAAAAGATTGCGCTCAATTTAGTGGAATCGGTGATTTTATTTTGACTTGTACAAACGAACAATCACGTAACTTTAGTTTTGGTAAATTAGTTGCTAAATACGGAATCAAAAACGCGTTAGAAAAAAATATCAACACCGTTGAAGGTTACGTAGCAGCTAAAACAATGTATGAAATCATTAAGAATAATGATCTTGAACTAAAACTACTGACTACAATCTATCAAATCTTATATGAAGATTTAGATGAATCTGAACTAATTAAAAAACTGATTAAATAA
- a CDS encoding DnaJ domain-containing protein — protein sequence MGDKQQTSQLDVIAYFDDYQFDQNEQRDAFKLKTIELDKFYRNLVKDISLSQTSSVFQQEQEQSSSAHYQSSSYKISPEQEKAYYEKQSEAFYDHLNSDNYYNKNTTSFLFDDSLYNSQYQQPKINKTHVNRFSDGRERLFSDSVVDSQTAEKTAEFQIENFIDWVAKKKEKWKKAREAKKKQKEFKKRKLDEEHAWYEKVMNEGATQAFRESFGFDFNKIDWDNVDFGGSSNQTEIDDAYKILGLSKYDSNDDIRSAYRKLAKKYHPDLNKDPGAEEMFKKINHAYEILNEYVL from the coding sequence ATGGGTGACAAACAACAAACAAGCCAACTTGATGTAATTGCTTATTTTGATGATTATCAATTCGATCAAAATGAACAACGTGATGCATTTAAATTAAAAACTATTGAACTAGATAAGTTTTATCGTAATCTAGTTAAAGATATTTCACTTTCTCAAACTAGTTCTGTTTTTCAACAAGAACAAGAACAGTCTTCAAGTGCTCATTATCAATCAAGCAGTTATAAGATCAGTCCTGAGCAAGAAAAAGCTTATTATGAAAAACAATCAGAAGCTTTTTATGATCATTTAAATAGTGATAACTACTACAACAAGAACACAACTTCATTCTTGTTTGATGATTCATTATATAACAGCCAATATCAACAACCTAAGATTAACAAAACGCATGTTAATCGCTTTAGTGATGGAAGAGAAAGATTATTTTCTGATAGTGTAGTTGATAGTCAAACTGCAGAAAAAACTGCTGAGTTTCAGATCGAAAACTTTATAGACTGAGTTGCTAAGAAAAAAGAAAAATGAAAAAAAGCACGAGAAGCTAAGAAAAAACAAAAAGAGTTTAAAAAACGTAAACTAGATGAAGAACATGCTTGATATGAAAAAGTGATGAATGAAGGTGCTACCCAAGCATTTAGAGAAAGTTTTGGTTTTGACTTCAATAAAATTGATTGAGACAATGTGGATTTTGGTGGTTCGTCAAACCAAACTGAAATCGATGATGCTTATAAAATTCTAGGACTAAGTAAATATGATTCTAATGATGACATTAGATCTGCTTATCGTAAGTTAGCTAAAAAATACCACCCAGATCTTAACAAAGATCCAGGTGCTGAAGAGATGTTTAAAAAGATTAATCATGCGTATGAAATTCTTAATGAATACGTATTGTAA
- a CDS encoding ABC transporter ATP-binding protein codes for MENLEKNEVILKITNLNKSFDKNKKYGTKKALDDLTFKVYKKQFYGFLGVNGAGKTTTLNIIMGLLSKDSGSIELFGEEVKGDFTRIRNNIGIVFQNSILDKNLSVYENLYSRLSLYKNEFKDKTTKQVVDEMVVNFKLEDIISKRYGSLSGGQRRRVDIARALAHNPSILFLDEPTTGLDPISRRMVWDILEKLRIERGLTIILTTHYMDEADGCDYTIVIKKGKKLAEGTPAELKTRYAKSWVLVQDKADHSIRKLIEEKNLTYEIKGGYLRVAFDSYDQAHKFTRDHIDLLENFELIKGNMEDVFINLTNEENKKNPEEAEDNKKRSWWKLGGKK; via the coding sequence ATGGAAAATTTAGAAAAAAACGAAGTTATTCTCAAGATTACCAATCTTAATAAAAGTTTTGATAAAAACAAAAAGTATGGTACTAAAAAAGCACTTGATGACCTAACTTTTAAAGTCTATAAGAAACAGTTTTATGGCTTTTTAGGAGTCAATGGTGCTGGTAAAACAACCACCTTAAATATCATCATGGGTCTTTTATCAAAAGACTCTGGTTCGATTGAACTGTTTGGTGAAGAAGTTAAGGGTGATTTTACTAGAATTAGAAACAATATCGGGATTGTCTTTCAAAACTCAATCTTAGATAAAAATCTAAGTGTTTATGAAAACTTGTATTCAAGATTATCTTTGTATAAAAACGAATTTAAAGATAAAACTACTAAACAAGTTGTTGATGAGATGGTAGTTAACTTCAAACTTGAAGATATTATCTCAAAAAGATATGGAAGTCTATCTGGTGGTCAAAGAAGAAGGGTTGATATTGCTAGAGCATTAGCACACAATCCCTCGATCTTATTTTTAGATGAACCAACAACAGGATTAGACCCAATCTCACGTAGAATGGTTTGAGATATCTTAGAAAAACTAAGAATAGAACGTGGATTAACGATCATCTTAACAACTCACTATATGGATGAAGCAGATGGTTGTGATTACACGATTGTAATTAAAAAAGGCAAGAAATTGGCTGAAGGTACACCTGCAGAACTAAAAACTAGATATGCCAAATCATGAGTATTAGTTCAAGATAAAGCAGATCATTCAATTAGAAAACTAATTGAAGAAAAAAACTTAACTTATGAAATTAAGGGTGGTTATTTAAGAGTGGCTTTTGATAGTTATGATCAAGCTCATAAATTTACCCGAGATCATATTGACCTATTAGAAAACTTTGAATTAATCAAAGGCAATATGGAAGATGTTTTTATTAACCTAACTAATGAAGAAAATAAAAAGAATCCAGAAGAAGCTGAAGATAATAAAAAACGCAGTTGATGAAAACTAGGAGGTAAGAAATAA
- a CDS encoding ABC transporter permease yields the protein MMYAKSTFGSLLARNIKLFLRNKTRFFFILLGPIITLLVFVLIIKRNSFDPGGRAVQFLNLSSLPRESQTSLRDLGAVELVYSTGFTTEISNYIFNGTLLSGLISITALTTAVQLSQNIVQDREERILEDFFITPTKTTTVRLSYVVFNILFNMLITLLALSCIYIYIVARFPTSPFSKPETVLATIGVTIIICLINSVFFVFIFSYIKKLSIFLVLTAMVSSAGGFLIGGYFPISLLPRGLSAAISLIPQTEASILLNNVALNHDIITSNVNTLTAENVSVTLSDDSTKNLLTFFMDNAHMQRGQALQTANEIVQKLTDGINTGIRDYARTRLVGQDVPPYVSVIYSAGLLGLFVFLLFFVKYSRRR from the coding sequence ATGATGTATGCCAAGTCAACATTTGGAAGCCTGCTAGCTAGAAACATTAAATTATTCTTAAGAAACAAAACTAGATTTTTCTTTATCCTATTAGGTCCAATTATTACTTTATTAGTATTTGTTCTAATAATTAAAAGAAATAGTTTTGATCCTGGTGGTAGAGCAGTTCAGTTTTTAAACTTAAGCTCACTACCTAGAGAATCTCAAACATCGTTAAGAGATCTAGGAGCTGTTGAATTAGTTTATTCAACAGGATTTACTACAGAGATCTCCAACTACATCTTTAATGGGACATTATTATCTGGGTTAATTTCAATTACTGCACTAACTACAGCTGTTCAATTATCTCAAAACATCGTTCAAGACCGTGAAGAAAGAATCTTAGAAGACTTCTTTATTACTCCAACAAAAACAACAACTGTAAGATTATCATACGTAGTTTTTAATATCTTGTTTAATATGCTAATAACTTTATTAGCATTATCATGCATTTACATATATATCGTTGCAAGATTTCCAACTTCTCCGTTTTCTAAACCTGAAACTGTTCTAGCTACAATTGGTGTAACGATCATAATTTGTTTAATTAACTCAGTTTTCTTTGTTTTCATCTTTTCATACATTAAGAAGTTATCAATCTTCTTAGTATTAACAGCTATGGTATCATCTGCTGGTGGTTTTTTAATTGGTGGTTATTTCCCAATTTCATTATTACCAAGAGGATTAAGTGCAGCGATTTCATTAATCCCACAAACTGAAGCAAGTATCTTATTAAATAATGTTGCTTTAAATCATGATATTATTACATCTAATGTTAATACATTAACGGCTGAAAATGTTAGTGTCACATTATCAGATGATTCAACAAAAAATCTCTTAACTTTCTTTATGGATAATGCCCATATGCAAAGAGGACAAGCATTACAAACTGCTAATGAGATTGTGCAAAAACTAACTGATGGAATTAATACTGGAATTAGAGATTATGCTAGAACAAGATTAGTAGGTCAAGATGTTCCACCTTATGTTTCAGTAATTTACAGTGCTGGCTTATTAGGTTTATTTGTATTCTTATTGTTCTTCGTAAAGTATTCTAGAAGACGTTAA
- a CDS encoding Ohr family peroxiredoxin yields the protein MFKKVYETSALAKAGREGQVQTSDGQLSLNLGFPKTMGGAHGDRLNPEQLFAAGYASCYSQAVFAVSKKMGLDLKEAPIEVTVQLHAQEEPMAFELKAGISLTVDLPEDKAKELMKQSHETCPFSKLAKPSQIIWLRVNGMDVAH from the coding sequence ATGTTCAAAAAAGTTTACGAAACTTCTGCATTAGCTAAAGCAGGTAGAGAAGGTCAAGTTCAAACAAGTGATGGTCAACTATCATTAAACTTAGGATTCCCTAAAACTATGGGTGGTGCTCATGGTGATCGATTAAACCCTGAACAATTATTTGCAGCTGGTTATGCAAGTTGTTATTCTCAAGCAGTGTTTGCTGTTTCTAAAAAAATGGGTCTTGATTTAAAAGAAGCTCCAATCGAAGTAACTGTTCAATTACACGCTCAAGAAGAACCTATGGCTTTCGAATTAAAAGCAGGAATTTCATTAACTGTTGATCTTCCAGAAGACAAGGCTAAGGAATTAATGAAGCAATCTCACGAAACTTGCCCATTCTCTAAATTAGCTAAGCCATCTCAAATCATTTGATTAAGAGTTAACGGCATGGACGTTGCTCACTAA
- the ffh gene encoding signal recognition particle protein has protein sequence MFKSMISSIVTKSLKKRLINQTIKEEDLTEVLREIRIALLDADVNINVVKTFIKAIKEKAIGQAVDRNTDVHAYFLTIIKDELVNILGKDQQPLKTDKKLTKIMLVGLQGSGKTTTVAKLAKFLNKQKQKNSLLVGLDVYRPAAIDQLNTLADQISMSFYNEGLTDPVKTAKNSIDVAKEKECDVIIYDTAGRLQTNVELMNELVNIRNTVDPDEIILVVDGLSGQEIINIATEFNNYLKLSGIIITKLDSDARAGAALSLRSILNVPIKFTTSGEKLDAIELFYPERIADRILGFGDVMTLAEKAQEVYDEKSTMKTFEKMLSGRMDLEDLLQQTQSITKMGGLGSLVKMLPGFANKISEDKVEEATNKIHVWKILMSSMTLKERRNPKLLIKNPSRKNRIVKGSGRKVEELNKLLKDWQNASGKMEEVGKMLKANKNPFGSLF, from the coding sequence ATGTTTAAATCAATGATCTCATCGATTGTTACTAAATCGTTAAAGAAAAGACTAATCAATCAAACAATTAAAGAAGAAGATCTTACTGAAGTTTTACGTGAAATAAGAATTGCTTTATTAGATGCTGACGTAAACATTAATGTCGTAAAAACATTTATTAAAGCAATTAAAGAAAAAGCGATTGGACAAGCTGTAGATCGTAACACTGATGTCCATGCTTATTTCTTAACGATCATCAAAGATGAGCTTGTTAATATCTTAGGTAAAGATCAACAACCCCTAAAAACAGATAAGAAGTTAACTAAGATCATGTTAGTTGGTTTACAAGGTTCTGGTAAAACCACTACTGTAGCTAAATTAGCTAAATTTTTAAATAAGCAAAAACAAAAAAACAGTTTATTAGTTGGACTAGACGTGTATCGTCCTGCAGCGATCGATCAACTTAATACTTTAGCTGATCAGATCAGTATGTCGTTTTATAACGAGGGTTTAACAGATCCTGTTAAAACAGCTAAAAATTCGATTGATGTCGCTAAAGAAAAAGAATGTGATGTCATCATTTATGATACTGCTGGACGATTACAAACTAATGTCGAATTAATGAACGAATTGGTTAATATCCGCAACACTGTTGATCCAGATGAAATCATCTTAGTAGTAGATGGACTATCAGGTCAAGAAATTATTAATATAGCGACTGAATTTAACAATTATCTAAAGCTGAGTGGAATCATTATTACCAAACTAGATAGCGATGCAAGAGCTGGTGCAGCATTATCATTAAGATCAATCTTAAATGTTCCAATCAAGTTCACAACAAGTGGTGAAAAACTTGATGCAATTGAGTTATTCTATCCTGAACGTATTGCTGATCGAATCCTAGGATTTGGTGACGTAATGACTCTAGCTGAGAAAGCACAAGAAGTTTATGATGAAAAATCAACTATGAAAACTTTCGAAAAGATGCTTTCTGGACGAATGGATCTTGAAGATTTATTACAACAAACTCAATCTATTACTAAGATGGGTGGATTAGGTTCACTAGTAAAAATGCTTCCAGGGTTTGCTAATAAAATTAGTGAAGATAAAGTTGAAGAAGCAACCAACAAGATTCACGTTTGAAAAATCTTAATGTCATCAATGACATTAAAAGAACGAAGAAACCCAAAATTATTAATTAAAAATCCTTCAAGAAAAAACCGAATCGTTAAAGGTTCTGGTAGAAAAGTCGAAGAATTAAACAAGTTATTAAAAGACTGACAAAACGCTTCAGGCAAGATGGAAGAAGTCGGAAAAATGTTAAAAGCTAACAAGAACCCTTTTGGCTCATTATTTTAA
- the tyrS gene encoding tyrosine--tRNA ligase, translating into MDFISELKKRNIIKQISNEEKLALALKNQKGVYVGFDPSGESLHLGNLIPIIVLRYLKKIGFKTYAILGGATGLIGDPSGKASERKVQDYEKIQANAHKIKVQLECYTQAKIINNIDFYQNMNLLNFLRDTGKLINIGYLLDKEFIRSRIENGISYAEFSYNLIQGHDFLCLYEQYDVQVQCGGSDQWGNITTGIDLIKRKYGEEKTPYLCGLTFNLLLNPNGNKFGKSEQGALYLDEKLTHPYLIWQYIYNQDDQFIIDLIHRYVLDESLDQLQEVIDAHLANKKARIAQKYLADYLIKFIHSEQHLDTVHKMNKALFENQLDQLSDQEKLVVFASFDKVELDRNQTYTMIDFLSQAKVADSKRILRELISQGSIQIDDIKVTDPQDQLLIKKDQQLSVIKKGKKNYFIVVWKG; encoded by the coding sequence ATGGACTTTATTTCTGAACTTAAAAAACGCAATATTATTAAACAAATTTCTAATGAAGAAAAACTAGCACTAGCACTAAAAAATCAAAAGGGTGTTTATGTTGGTTTTGATCCTAGTGGTGAATCTTTACATTTAGGTAATTTGATACCAATAATTGTATTGCGATATCTTAAAAAAATTGGATTTAAAACCTACGCAATCCTTGGTGGTGCTACTGGTTTGATTGGTGATCCATCAGGTAAAGCCTCTGAGCGTAAAGTTCAAGATTATGAAAAAATACAAGCTAATGCTCATAAAATCAAAGTACAACTAGAATGTTACACGCAAGCAAAGATCATTAACAATATAGATTTTTATCAAAATATGAATCTCTTAAATTTCTTAAGAGATACGGGAAAACTAATTAATATTGGTTATTTATTAGATAAAGAGTTTATTCGTTCAAGAATTGAAAACGGAATCTCTTATGCTGAATTTTCATACAACTTAATTCAGGGGCACGACTTTTTATGTCTGTATGAACAATACGATGTCCAAGTTCAGTGTGGAGGATCTGATCAATGGGGAAATATCACAACTGGAATTGATCTAATTAAAAGAAAATATGGGGAAGAGAAAACACCTTATTTATGTGGGTTAACATTTAACTTATTACTTAATCCTAATGGTAATAAGTTTGGTAAATCTGAACAAGGCGCACTTTATTTAGATGAAAAATTAACTCATCCTTACTTAATCTGACAATACATCTATAATCAAGATGATCAGTTTATTATTGATCTAATTCATCGTTATGTTTTAGATGAATCACTTGATCAATTACAAGAAGTAATTGATGCACATTTAGCTAATAAAAAAGCAAGGATTGCTCAAAAATATCTAGCAGATTACCTAATCAAATTCATTCATTCTGAACAACATTTAGATACTGTTCACAAGATGAATAAAGCTTTGTTTGAAAACCAATTAGATCAATTATCAGATCAAGAAAAACTGGTTGTTTTTGCAAGCTTTGACAAAGTTGAATTAGACAGAAATCAGACGTACACCATGATTGATTTCTTATCACAAGCAAAAGTGGCAGATTCAAAAAGAATCTTACGTGAACTAATTTCTCAAGGTTCAATTCAAATTGATGATATTAAAGTTACTGATCCACAAGATCAACTTTTAATTAAAAAAGATCAACAATTATCAGTTATTAAAAAGGGTAAGAAAAACTACTTTATCGTAGTTTGAAAAGGTTAA
- the glyA gene encoding serine hydroxymethyltransferase, translating into MDIFKLINQELQRQKDQIELIASENYVSEAVLKATGSVLTNKYAEGTPNKRYYGGCEYVDQIESIAIEKLKQLFGARHANVQPHSGSTANAAAYLALLKPYDKVLAMGLNDGGHLTHGSKVNFSGKIYEFHHYNVDKNTYLLDYDKILEKAIEVKPKLIVCGASNYSRAIDFKKFREIADHVGAYLMADIAHIAGLIVAGYHQNPVPYCDIVTSTTHKTLKGPRGGIILTNREDLMKKIDSAVFPGELGGPLMHVVAAKAIAFDEALQPEFKTYIKNVIDNNKAFCQAFIDKGYDIIANGTDNHLFTINLFKKFNLTGDLVENWLYQANIVVNKNTIPYDENKPINPSGIRLGTAAMTTRGLNQSDFVQIANWIDQIIQAKGDLDVINKVKSEVKKLTDKYPIYQDINY; encoded by the coding sequence ATGGATATTTTTAAGCTAATAAATCAAGAACTACAAAGACAAAAAGATCAAATTGAATTGATTGCTTCAGAAAACTACGTTTCTGAAGCTGTTTTAAAAGCCACTGGATCAGTATTAACTAATAAGTATGCTGAAGGAACACCAAATAAAAGATATTATGGTGGTTGTGAATACGTGGATCAGATCGAATCAATTGCGATTGAAAAACTTAAACAACTTTTTGGTGCACGCCATGCTAATGTTCAACCTCATTCAGGTTCAACTGCAAATGCAGCAGCATATTTAGCATTATTAAAACCATACGATAAAGTATTAGCAATGGGATTAAATGATGGTGGTCATTTAACCCATGGATCTAAAGTAAATTTTTCGGGAAAAATTTACGAATTTCATCATTATAATGTTGATAAAAATACCTATCTATTAGATTATGACAAGATCTTAGAAAAAGCGATTGAAGTAAAACCTAAATTAATTGTTTGTGGTGCTTCGAATTATTCAAGAGCAATCGACTTTAAAAAGTTTAGAGAGATCGCTGATCATGTTGGTGCTTATTTAATGGCTGATATTGCACATATTGCTGGATTAATTGTTGCAGGTTATCACCAAAATCCTGTTCCTTATTGTGATATCGTTACAAGTACAACACACAAAACTCTAAAAGGTCCGCGCGGTGGAATCATCTTAACTAATCGTGAAGATTTAATGAAAAAGATTGACAGTGCAGTTTTTCCTGGAGAATTAGGTGGTCCATTAATGCACGTTGTCGCTGCAAAAGCAATTGCCTTTGATGAAGCACTTCAACCTGAATTTAAAACCTACATCAAAAATGTAATTGATAATAACAAAGCTTTTTGTCAAGCTTTTATTGATAAAGGTTATGACATCATCGCTAATGGAACTGATAACCATTTATTCACAATCAATTTATTCAAAAAGTTCAATTTAACCGGTGATTTGGTTGAAAATTGATTGTACCAAGCTAACATTGTTGTTAACAAAAATACGATTCCGTATGATGAAAATAAACCAATTAATCCTAGTGGAATAAGATTGGGAACTGCAGCTATGACAACAAGAGGATTAAATCAATCTGATTTTGTTCAGATTGCTAATTGAATTGATCAGATTATTCAAGCAAAAGGTGATCTTGATGTGATCAACAAAGTTAAATCTGAAGTTAAAAAATTAACAGATAAATACCCAATATATCAAGATATCAATTATTAA
- the rplM gene encoding 50S ribosomal protein L13, with amino-acid sequence MQKTTMQKPVVATKNRKWYLVDASGLVLGRLAVKAANLLRGKNKPDFTPNVDCGDYLIILNSDKVVLTGNKLDNEKWYRHSNYMGGIKSRTGREMVDHYSDQLVYDAIRRMLPKNRLAKDMIRKLKVYKNDHHEHDAQQPTKLDWSK; translated from the coding sequence ATGCAAAAAACAACAATGCAAAAGCCAGTTGTTGCAACAAAAAACCGTAAGTGATATTTAGTTGATGCTTCAGGTTTAGTATTAGGTAGATTAGCAGTTAAAGCTGCCAATCTATTAAGAGGTAAAAACAAACCTGACTTCACACCTAATGTTGATTGTGGTGATTATTTAATTATTTTAAATAGTGATAAAGTTGTTTTGACTGGTAATAAACTAGATAACGAAAAGTGATACCGTCACTCAAACTATATGGGTGGGATTAAATCACGCACTGGACGTGAAATGGTTGATCATTATTCTGACCAATTAGTATATGACGCAATCAGAAGAATGTTACCTAAAAACCGTCTTGCTAAAGACATGATCCGTAAACTAAAAGTTTATAAAAACGATCATCATGAGCATGATGCTCAACAACCAACAAAACTTGATTGGAGTAAATAA
- the rpsI gene encoding 30S ribosomal protein S9, translated as MAVVTFKGLGRRKSSTALVKLTPGSGKLIINNRKAEEYFPNKIVIQDMRQPLEVTQTASIYDINVVVTGGGFTGQAGAIRLGIARALVNMNPDLKKQLKQHKLVTRDARVKERKKFGLYGARRAPQFTKR; from the coding sequence ATGGCTGTAGTAACATTTAAAGGATTAGGTCGAAGAAAATCTTCAACCGCACTAGTTAAGTTAACTCCAGGTTCTGGGAAATTAATTATTAACAATAGAAAAGCTGAAGAATACTTTCCAAACAAGATTGTAATTCAAGATATGCGTCAACCACTTGAAGTAACTCAAACAGCTAGTATTTATGATATTAATGTTGTGGTTACTGGTGGTGGGTTTACTGGACAAGCTGGAGCAATCAGATTAGGAATTGCAAGAGCGCTTGTTAACATGAATCCAGATCTTAAAAAACAATTAAAACAACACAAGTTAGTAACACGTGATGCTCGTGTTAAAGAACGTAAGAAATTCGGATTATACGGTGCTAGAAGAGCGCCTCAATTTACTAAGCGTTAG